From a single Leptotrichia sp. OH3620_COT-345 genomic region:
- a CDS encoding anaerobic sulfatase maturase — translation MRALNLLIKPYSSGCNLNCKYCFYYDVADNRTVRNYGPMKFEVLEKLVMEAFEYADTVINFMFQGGEPTLIGTNFYEKFHEYVDKYNKKNIRTEFFIQTNGTLLNNGWMELFRKYNYLVGISLDGYEEIHDIFRINGKNKGTFKKVMQGIEHLKISKVEFNILCVVNKLVAQNGKKVYRFFREKGFRYMQFIPCIDDFDNKKEKEFTLTAKDYGKFLNEIFLLWYEDFIDGNFISIRYFDNLIRILLGQPPEACDMMGFCSVNGVIESNGDVYPCDFYVLDEYKLGNITENKFENILFNEKAVDFYKTSLNMSEKCKKCKYIKICRSGCRRYKNFDGTENKYENKFCDAYMDFFRKNLENLIELAKLTYKIRQERTIQ, via the coding sequence GGTCCAATGAAATTTGAAGTACTTGAAAAACTTGTTATGGAAGCTTTTGAATATGCGGATACTGTTATTAATTTTATGTTTCAAGGAGGAGAACCTACGTTAATCGGAACAAATTTTTATGAAAAATTTCATGAATATGTGGACAAATATAATAAAAAAAATATAAGAACGGAATTTTTTATACAAACTAACGGAACTTTGTTAAATAACGGATGGATGGAACTTTTTAGGAAATATAATTATCTCGTAGGAATTTCCTTAGACGGGTATGAAGAAATACATGATATTTTTAGAATAAACGGAAAAAATAAAGGAACGTTTAAAAAAGTTATGCAAGGTATAGAACATTTGAAAATATCAAAAGTGGAATTTAATATTCTTTGTGTAGTAAATAAGCTTGTAGCACAAAATGGTAAAAAAGTTTATAGATTTTTTAGGGAAAAAGGTTTTAGATATATGCAGTTTATTCCTTGTATTGATGATTTTGATAATAAAAAGGAAAAGGAATTCACATTAACGGCAAAAGACTACGGAAAATTTCTCAATGAGATATTTTTATTATGGTATGAGGATTTTATTGATGGAAATTTTATAAGCATAAGATATTTTGATAATTTAATAAGAATACTATTAGGGCAACCGCCTGAAGCCTGTGACATGATGGGATTTTGCAGTGTAAATGGAGTTATAGAATCAAACGGCGATGTTTATCCATGTGATTTTTATGTATTGGATGAATATAAATTAGGAAATATAACGGAAAATAAATTTGAAAATATACTGTTTAATGAAAAGGCCGTTGATTTTTATAAAACATCATTGAATATGAGTGAAAAATGTAAAAAATGTAAATATATAAAAATTTGTAGAAGTGGCTGCAGAAGATATAAAAATTTTGATGGAACTGAAAATAAGTATGAAAATAAATTTTGTGATGCATATATGGATTTCTTCAGGAAAAATTTGGAAAATTTGATAGAACTTGCTAAATTGACTTATAAAATAAGACAAGAGAGAACTATACAGTAA